One part of the Phragmites australis chromosome 3, lpPhrAust1.1, whole genome shotgun sequence genome encodes these proteins:
- the LOC133913188 gene encoding probable histone H2AXa → MSSSGGGGRGKAKPATKSVSRSSKAGLQFPVGRIARYLKAGKYAERVGAGAPVYLSAVLEYLAAEVLELAGNAARDNKKNRIVPRHIQLAVRNDEELSKLLGTVTIAAGGVMPNIHQTLLPKKAGNKGDIGSASQEF, encoded by the exons ATGAGTTCctccggaggcggcggccgcgggAAGGCCAAGCCGGCGACCAAGTCGGTGTCGAGGTCGTCCAAGGCCGGGCTCCAGTTCCCCGTCGGCCGCATCGCGCGGTACCTCAAGGCTGGCAAGTATGCGGAGcgcgtcggcgccggcgccccCGTGTACCTCTCCGCCGTCCTCGAGTACCTCGCGGCCGAG GTGCTGGAGCTGGCCGGGAACGCGGCGCgcgacaacaagaagaaccggATCGTGCCGCGGCACATCCAGCTCGCGGTGCGGAACGACGAGGAGCTGAGCAAGCTGCTGGGCACCGTGACGATCGCTGCCGGCGGCGTGATGCCCAACATCCACCAGACGCTGCTGCCCAAGAAGGCTGGCAACAAGGGGGACATCGGCTCCGCCTCCCAGGAGTTTTGA
- the LOC133913187 gene encoding uncharacterized protein LOC133913187 encodes MPTDGPQQPIHSAKAAMDSLATILGGALPGSVVAADDPAAALLHDADVARAVTGLLRGAGSGAGNDCLCRWLYDSFRSNVPELQLAVLCFVPALAGVYMCRAVSRKPLAGFEAVLLALYAHAVAQRGAGVAETVALPNLANPSPYHDAKVPPKAKPAELDVAVLSPPLEPHGTMRATRRARIVGAVLELYHGKLAQMPVSSKMDFCEFCAAWAGTHSKLDDNEKPGVAPAPSSDAGVAEKWRRVPLPWELFQPVLRIVAHCLLGSTRSDELKAQAARAAECLYWRATETVDARAVLTSRSLVRLSQMTEEPIPEPSFSGAVENMAELEAMRANILSMKN; translated from the coding sequence ATGCCTACCGACGGGCCGCAGCAGCCCATTCACAGCGCGAAGGCGGCCATGGACTCCCTCGCCACCATCCTCGGCGGGGCGCTCCCGGGCTCCGTCGTCGCAGCCGACGACCCCGCGGCCGCGCTCCTGCACGACGCCGACGTCGCGCGAGCCGTGACTGGGCTCCTCCGGGGCGCCGGATCGGGCGCCGGGAACGACTGCCTCTGCCGCTGGCTCTACGACTCGTTCCGGTCCAACGTCCCCGAGCTCCAGCTCGCGGTGCTGTGCTTCGTGCCCGCGCTGGCCGGCGTGTACATGTGCCGCGCCGTGTCCCGGAAGCCGCTGGCCGGGTTCGAGGCCGTGCTCCTCGCGCTGTACGCGCACGCCGTGGCTCAGCGCGGCGCCGGGGTGGCCGAGACCGTCGCGCTCCCGAACCTGGCGAACCCGAGCCCGTACCACGACGCCAAGGTGCCGCCCAAGGCCAAGCCCGCCGAGCTCGACGTCGCCGTTCTCTCCCCGCCGCTGGAGCCGCACGGCACCATGCGTGCCACCCGCCGCGCACGCATCGTCGGCGCGGTGCTGGAGCTCTACCATGGCAAGCTCGCGCAAATGCCGGTCTCGTCCAAGATggacttctgcgagttctgcgCTGCCTGGGCGGGGACTCATAGCAAGCTGGACGACAACGAAAAGCCGGGCGTCGCGCCCGCGCCCTCCTCCGACGCTGGCGTCGCGGAGAAATGGAGGCGGGTTCCGCTGCCCTGGGAGCTGTTCCAGCCGGTGCTGCGGATCGTGGCGCACTGCCTACTGGGATCCACGCGCTCCGACGAGCTGAAGGCCCAGGCCGCGCGCGCTGCCGAGTGCCTGTACTGGAGGGCCACCGAGACGGTGGACGCGCGCGCGGTGCTGACCAGCAGGAGCCTCGTGAGGCTGTCGCAGATGACGGAGGAGCCCATCCCGGAGCCGTCCTTCTCGGGCGCCGTCGAGAACATGGCAGAGCTGGAGGCCATGAGGGCCAACATCCTCAGCATGAAGAACTGA